Proteins from a genomic interval of Collinsella sp. zg1085:
- a CDS encoding NADP-dependent oxidoreductase, translated as MKALQLSQYKTQAVWKECDKPQARSHEVLVQVHAAGLNPLDNMIMAGQFKQLFQYQLPQTMGNEFAGVVVAVGEDVVEFKPGDEVFARPDILRLGAFAEFVCVDAADVALKPQNLSMVEAAALPLVTLTALQAFTEKAHVKPGSRVFIQGGAGGLGSIAIQVAKYLGATVATTVSTRDIDFAKKLGADIVVDYTTQAYEDYIKDVDVVLDTLGGQETFRAMKLIKPGGSLVSVISHPDAEFANQLGKPYLKPLMWWMSRKERAAAQKHGITYRFLFMHASGEQLATITPALESGTIRPIVAHSFPATNLVDELQNLGKIKHGPGKTVAVFE; from the coding sequence ATGAAAGCTCTACAACTGAGTCAATACAAGACGCAAGCTGTTTGGAAGGAGTGCGACAAGCCGCAAGCTCGGTCACATGAGGTGCTTGTTCAAGTTCATGCTGCTGGTCTTAACCCACTCGATAACATGATTATGGCTGGCCAATTTAAGCAACTCTTTCAATACCAGCTGCCACAAACCATGGGAAACGAATTTGCAGGTGTTGTGGTTGCAGTTGGTGAGGACGTTGTAGAGTTCAAGCCCGGCGATGAGGTGTTTGCCCGTCCCGATATTTTGCGCCTTGGTGCCTTTGCTGAGTTTGTATGCGTGGATGCAGCCGATGTTGCCTTAAAACCTCAAAATCTATCTATGGTTGAAGCTGCTGCTCTTCCCCTTGTAACTCTAACAGCGCTCCAAGCCTTTACTGAAAAAGCTCACGTTAAGCCGGGGTCACGAGTATTTATCCAAGGAGGGGCTGGTGGCTTGGGTTCTATCGCAATTCAGGTTGCCAAATACCTTGGTGCAACGGTTGCCACAACCGTCTCAACACGCGATATTGACTTTGCAAAAAAGCTAGGAGCCGATATTGTAGTTGACTATACTACACAGGCCTACGAGGACTATATTAAAGACGTTGATGTAGTACTTGATACTCTAGGTGGTCAAGAAACATTTCGCGCTATGAAGCTTATCAAACCCGGTGGTAGCCTCGTTAGCGTAATTTCTCATCCAGATGCTGAGTTTGCCAATCAACTGGGCAAACCCTATCTCAAACCGCTTATGTGGTGGATGAGCCGAAAAGAGCGCGCAGCTGCTCAAAAGCATGGAATTACCTATCGCTTTCTTTTTATGCATGCCAGCGGAGAACAGCTTGCAACAATTACTCCTGCGCTTGAATCGGGAACGATTCGCCCTATTGTTGCCCACAGTTTTCCTGCAACAAATTTAGTTGACGAGCTCCAAAACCTCGGCAAGATTAAACACGGCCCAGGTAAAACGGTTGCTGTATTTGAGTAA
- a CDS encoding MmcQ/YjbR family DNA-binding protein: MIDDELLQVALETARALPGVEIYSFAPGFDAARVAGKWFLNTTVRTHRLVNVKAYPADVQLLIEQFVGITPAYHMNKQHWICLNPAPDVDAGLVAKLVEDAYRIVFASLPKSKQKELIEQKDFFDKNL, from the coding sequence ATGATTGATGATGAACTGTTACAAGTAGCACTTGAAACCGCTCGCGCACTCCCTGGCGTGGAAATCTACTCATTTGCTCCTGGTTTTGATGCAGCGCGTGTTGCGGGAAAATGGTTTCTTAATACAACCGTTCGCACGCATCGCTTGGTGAATGTGAAGGCATACCCAGCAGATGTTCAATTATTGATTGAGCAGTTTGTTGGTATTACTCCTGCCTATCACATGAACAAACAGCATTGGATATGCCTTAATCCGGCGCCTGATGTAGATGCTGGTCTTGTTGCTAAATTGGTTGAAGATGCTTACCGTATTGTGTTTGCATCATTGCCAAAATCAAAGCAAAAAGAGCTTATTGAACAGAAAGATTT